The Candidatus Hydrogenedentota bacterium genome segment ATCGCGGTCTGGGCTTTGCAGGCGATTTCAAAGCGGGCGCGCATTGCGGACGCGTCCCCGGTGGCGACCGCGTGGGCAAAGGAATCGATATCCCAGGCGGGCGCGGGCGTCAGCGGGGGAAGCATGATGTTACCGGCCCGCCCGCGAATGATATCGGGTTCGTAGCCCCGCCCGGGCATGTAGACCGCGACGGCGGACAGCGATGGGTAGTCGAGCGTGAGCGCCACGGCGTCGGGCGTCTCGCGGGGGTCCCGACCGAAGGCCCCGCCCAGGGCGGACGCGCGCGGTGTCCCGTCCGGGAGGAGGTGGCGCATCATGGGGTAGACGTTGTTGAAGAGCTCCCGGGCGGCGGGCCCGAGCGAGCGGGCGGCGCAGCGTGCCCAGTGCCCGGCGGGCTCGTCTGGCCCCGGTTTCAACGCCACGTGTATGCGGTATGGGGTCTTCTTCTCCGCCGTGAGTTGTGCGGCGGCGTCGCGCCAGCGCCGTTCCTGGGCGGGGTCCATCGCAACACAAATCACGCGATCGGATCGATCGGCCGCCTCGCGAAGGCCCTGAATGCTTTGGGCATCGAGCGCGAGGGGCGGCAGCACGTAGACGTGCTTTCCGGCCTCCAACGCGCGGCGGGCGATTTCCGCGTGGGAATCGTCGGGCGTGGCGATCAGGATGGCGTCGAGATCCGGGCTTTCGATCATGGGTTCCCAGCCGGATTCCAGCGCGGCGCCGGTTTGATCGGCGATTGCGCTCGCGCGGTGCGGATCCAAGTCGCAGAGACGCGCGATTCGCATCGGGGCGCCGGGGCGCGCGAGGATGTCCGCCAGCGCGTGGCCGCCACCGCCGCATCCGATGAGCCCGGCGCGGGGGGGCACTGAGGATTTGGCGTGGCTGGGCGCGGCCGCGACGGCCAG includes the following:
- a CDS encoding Gfo/Idh/MocA family oxidoreductase is translated as MSTKTLSRRQFIAAGAAGLAVAAAPSHAKSSVPPRAGLIGCGGGGHALADILARPGAPMRIARLCDLDPHRASAIADQTGAALESGWEPMIESPDLDAILIATPDDSHAEIARRALEAGKHVYVLPPLALDAQSIQGLREAADRSDRVICVAMDPAQERRWRDAAAQLTAEKKTPYRIHVALKPGPDEPAGHWARCAARSLGPAARELFNNVYPMMRHLLPDGTPRASALGGAFGRDPRETPDAVALTLDYPSLSAVAVYMPGRGYEPDIIRGRAGNIMLPPLTPAPAWDIDSFAHAVATGDASAMRARFEIACKAQTAICKALGPMFKPVV